A segment of the Trifolium pratense cultivar HEN17-A07 linkage group LG7, ARS_RC_1.1, whole genome shotgun sequence genome:
TAAAACTAAATCTCTAAAAATAAggaaagaaataataataataataataataataataataataataataataataataataataataataataataataataataataacacgtgtgcactttaattttttatttttcaatccctcattttttttttcaaaaactctattttttttattttcgtttatttcttgttccattttttttttttgcattattcCTTTATATTTTACTAACAAGGTGAAGgatgttttaatttatattatacatttataccgtaacaaaaaaaatgatacatttataatacaatatttttttacgaatttataatacaatattattcttttttttttaggcacAATATTATTATTCTTCTAATATTTGTTAAATTGAGTTTTACTAGCTGTTGTTAGTTGAATTTAAGTTATAGTTATAGTTTGTACATATTCATATATCTATGTTTTGTAATGTCAAATTTTGAACTTATAACTTATGGCTTGTTTAACtactcactatttttttttttacaaaacaggGCCATAATAGTTTGTATAGTCCCTAAATTTCCAAAACACGGTGAAATAATAGTATACAAATAATTggaataaagaaataaaaaattaaagctaCTGGATTTGGTTTAATAGTGAGGAATTTAAGTAATACGCTATAGGTACTGGGTTCGATTCCTGTGTCATTgtaaacaaagaaacaaaattaaaaaagagagCTTAATTAGTTTGTagcaaattaaaaaagaaaaagatgagtTGGAATGATAAAATATGACgggttataatttttttttataaagtgaacatttttttttcccttatttaatttgtagagatttattttaattactatTCTATTAATTACTTGTAATCATTTGATTGGTTGTGTATAAccattaatgcttaggtgatgACTCACACAAGAATTTCtctacacaaaataataaaatgaacaaaaaaattaaaatgaataataacccaaaacaataataataataataataattacttttgtaaaaaaaataataattacaattagtacacattaaatggatgtgagtggatgatgtggctaaataaaAAGTTTTCATTAGTTTGTGGATTACGGCTTAGATAAACAATGGACAattatctaggatttatatatatagatgttctATTTTGATCGAGTATTTGACAAGACATtctttttgatgaaaaatatctctaccaaaaaaatataagatcCATGACaaatttcaataataaaaatctCTTAACATATgcatatgtaacaaaaaaaaaaacactattttcTATAAGCAAAGAATTTTATTGAAATGTGTACGAAGGGTATCCAAACACATTATAATAGTTGGGGAAATGTTATTTATACAACCAATTTTGTATAACATTTTAGACAACTCTCTCATACtcacattatatttttactttctCATTCTCGATTCATGCAGAGTTTGATAAAATCATGATAAACtatcttaatttttaaaagttacgAACTTCAACCACCATAATTCTAAACATAAACTTAGTCTATCAGATAAAATAAACAACATGGTAATACATAGTAATCAATTTCATCCATTAATTTCATATCGAACGGTATATATAcacatcaaaataataataatcatttgGTTAAATCAGACGGTCGATAGTTAGTGATGGTAATGATATTGGATTTTGGAAATTCAAGTGGTTTGGAAATAACAGTTTTGGTGAATTATATCCTAATCTGTATGCAAAAGAAGCTTTTAAGGATGTTTTGATCTCAGATAGATTGAGTCGAAATGGAACAGATACCGAGTGGCATTGGCAGTGGTGTGAAGAACTTTCTGACAATGACACACATCATCTTCGAGCTCTTAAGCAACTTTTACTTGATTGTCCTTTTGATCAAGCGAGGTCGGATAGATGGCGGTGGGTGCCGGATTCGGTTGGCCTCTTTACGGTTAAATCGTGTTATAGTTTGTTGCTTCAATATTCTAACACGGTTGTTTTGGAGTCAAATGTTTTGGATGCTATCCAAAAGCTTTGGAAAAACGATGTTCCAtctaaagttaatatttttggtTGGAGATTGCTTCTAGAGAAGCTTCCTACGCGGGCAGCCCTTCATCATAGAGGTATATTGAATAATCCGCATGATATTTCTTGTACTTTTTGTTATATGCAAATGGAAGATTGTTCCCATCTATTCTTCAATTGCTCTTTTGTTAAAGGTGTGTGGGAAACTATATATAGATGGTTAGGACAGAGTTTACCGACAGGTTTGGAAGGTTGGAATCACTTTTTATCCTTTGGTTCTTTGGTTAAATCAAGAAAAGGTAATCGGGTTCGTCATTTGATTTGGTTGGCCACTACATGGTGCTTATGGAAGCTTaaaaataatgttgtttttaatGGAGCCTTACCGGATGCTTCCAAACTTGTAGATGatattaaaactttttcttAGTTTTGGTTTAAGGGTCGTTTTGGTCGTAAGtcatctttctcttttcctgAATGGTGTTTAGATCCTATTGTATGTCTTCAAAGCATACTATAATTTGCTTTATATTGtgagggattgagtacccctttgtactcctttataaaatattgtttgcttataaaataaaaaaaaaagacggtCGATAGTTAGAGCAGGCAATCTTTCGGATATAAGGTTTTTTTTAGGTATACGGATATAAGGTTCTAATTCTAACAAATCCTAAGTATTTCcccttcttcaattttttttatattaagattCATGAGACCATTATTTAGATACGTGACAACAAATTGCATATTTAATTCTAAGAAACAGAATCTCTTTCGCCCGTGAACCTTAACATTGGAGGATGTAGATGGTTAGACCAATTGAATAAAACAATATTTCAATTCTCTCACATGTAATATGTTCTAGCAACATGGGTtttttgtgcttttttttttcttctttttttttagaatttggtaaaatatattttatatgaagAACTCTCCTGATATATtcttatttattctttttcctcattctcatttatttttatatcatttataGCTATATAACTCTATAtataaaactataaaataaaacacatctcttaaataaataaaaaataaactaattttaaatattctaaacacgtcttaaaattctaaaaaaatataaatcttaaattttaataatatctattctaaatataaatttaaaatacatttaaatttaaaatctttaaaGATATTTAGACATTTTACACCAACTAGTAGCAAGTACTTGAGTTTTCCCATAAAAAACAATCTCTTCAATTTTCAAAGCTTTGATAGCTCTACACAAACAAATCCATCCAAGATCCATTTATCCTAAacctaagaaaataaaattaaataaaatcagtGTCCAACACCACCCACCACACCAAGAGAACCCACCAAAATACTAATACTTttccatcatatatatatatgacccaCATGAGCACACAAGTTTCATTCAAGTCCATTCTTTATCTCTTCAACTTCTAAACTCCAAAAATCCCAAATGGGTTTCAGGGTAATTACTCTGTTTCTTCTATTCTCTCTATTTTGCCATGTTCTTCTTGGTGCATCAATATTCCACAATGTAAGTAGCATAGGAGGGAAAAAGCCAGTAATAGCAAATGGGTGCAATTTTTTCATAGGAAGTTGGGTTGTTGATCCTTCTTATCCTCTCTATGATTACTCAAGCTGTCCCTTCATTGATCCTGAATTTAATTGTCAAAAATATGGAAGGCCTGATAAACAGTACCTCAAATACTCTTGGAAGCCTGATTCATGTGCCTTACCAAGGTATATACTCTAACATTTATTTATCAATATAATATAGTTGCCTCCAAACCAACATCACATTTTTCCTTGAGTATTATTTATATACACATATTTATAACAGGTTTGCGAGAATTACGGTGAATAACTGTGATTTTGCATACGTTTCACTTAgtaatttttgaaaattgcGGTCTTTCATTTGTTGTAATTTTAGCAAATCTGTCgcgatacaaattaaaacatataaTTTATTAGGTGTCAATTTAGTTggtcactattttttttacgcaatttAGTTGGTCACTgttatgaacaaaaaaattagttatttaatatatttaaaagattaatatttgtaaatattaacttttaaaatattaaaataactgaTATATTTACTCTATActataaactaaatatattaattattaattaaatttataaaattaaatatttactttataataataatcataagaAATAATGCAATTGTTAAATGGTTAGTGtcatcattatcaataatatgaTACATAATTCAGTGTAATTATAAGTATCGGTGTTATGTAGGTGTTCGACACTAACTCATGGTCAATATCGTGACAAGCTTAATCCGATGAGTATTTGTGGTTCATATATATGATGCAATTGTAAAATAGTTAGTCTCGGaacaagtgaatttttttttgttaatgagTGCAATGTTTGAGGATGTAGGTTCGATGGTAAAGATTTTCTAAACAAGTGGAAGGGAAAGAAGATAATGTTTGTGGGTGACTCGCTGAGTCTAAACATGTGGGAATCGCTGTCGTGTTTGATTCATGCGTCGGTGCCCAATGCAAAAACCAGCTTTTTGAGGAGAGAAGCACAGTCTACAGTAATATTCCAGGTAATGtgcttttctttatttattttttaatttttatttttgtctttttgtctttttcttttgtttttggttttatgTCTCTGTCTTGTTTCTTGTTTGGTGTACAGTGAATACAAGCATCCCACATTTCGTCTTTCATTTTCAATTacttgtttgtttgtgttgcCTTTTCATTCACGCCATGCGTTTGTTAATCAAATATTAATTACTTTCGTCCCCTTTCTACAACACCAGTTATCATATTCTAGGATATTTTACATAAACTCTTACTCTACTTTAATGTTGAGAGGGACGGGTCAATTTATGTGTCCGAGTTTAAAATATCACCACTTCAGTCATTTGATGAGTTGGTCGGTTAGTTATCGCTAATAAtggtggaaacttcgtactaATATTATGGTATACCAAAAAGTATTACACTTATTACTTTGGGCAAAATATACACAAAAGGAGTATACGAAAAAAAGATACACAACAGGAAAAGTTAGAGAATTGTTTGATGATGACAAGTATAGCAAAGAAACACatagaaatagaaaaagaaaaagaagtactAATAACATATAAATATGACATTAAAGAACtgtaaaattaaaacaaaaacagaactAGGTAAATTTATGTTGTTTGTATCCAAACAATTTTACAACAATAGAACTAGGTGATACGATAGGGAGTTAGAGTCGATCTAGTGACAACTTTTGGGGCTGGGTTGGTGTCTTCTGGTGGCTTGAAATCTGAGGGGTGTCTTTTTGATTTTGGGATTAGGAGGCTATTAGGTGATGCTTgttttggtgtttatttttgGCGTTCCGCATATATACTGCGCCCTTTTATGTGGTTTTTTTATATCGGTCTCTGTTTGTCTTGTGCAGAGAGACTTGATTATTaatacattttctttttaaaaaaaaaaatcaatcaatattttttacaatccgcatacaaacaatttttttttatagaagtaTACAACAACttaaattatttatcaaatatgaaAAGGATGAATTAGTACTTTAGTaggtataataaaaaattaaatgaaaaaaaattataccgaTTAAATGGCCCTAAAATATAGTGGaccttgcttcaaaaaaaatataatatagtgGACCTATATTCCATTTTCAAATTGATGCACCGTAAAGTGCAGCCGGAAGGACTacactttaatttatttaacgtttataaataaaaacgtaGCCCACAAAGCTAAGCTACTATAATGAAATACAGCTTTAATCATAgacgtttattttatgtttttgggACCTTTATCTATCTActtaatcaaaataatatagtactaatgaaatatcaaattagtCATTGTCagcataactcagttggtaaaGATATCACATGTAATATGTAGATATCAAAATTCGAACTCTGATACTTCCACTTATTCTAAAAAATATGATGTCCATAAGTTTTAGTTCAACCAACAAAAATTCGAGTTAAAATCAAATTGATGTAAAAAAGATGAGTGATCCGTTAATTCCAAGAATAAACTTAAAGAATTACTCTATTATTGGTTGTAATTACATACTAATAATCCCCATTGGTAAGATTTTAATTAGAGATTTGAACACTCAGTTGCACAAGTTATTGTTTTATAGATGTTGAATGAGATTAGTTATGCCAAGAAGTTGACAGGCTGTGAGGGAGACCATGCCAACCCGTGACTACAAATTGGAGGGAGGATCCCCTTAATTATTTGGTGTTCATTATATTGGTTACTCAATAATCAATATTAATCACAAAACATAATAGTGAACTTGACATTTTATATACTATTTATGACATGTCAACATTATTCTGTGGATAATCGAAGTAGGGAATACATTATAATAAATGAATTGATGGTTTTAGTTGCACATCATAAATTTTTAGTAGCAATTCTCAAGCATATATTGGCGACATAAGGCGAAACCTAAATATATTGTCTACGGTAGTTGTTCACAAAATTTGACGTAGTAGACAATATCGATTGGTAAATTTAATATTAGACGGTTTAAATAATACTACATcagtaaaattaattaataaacaaatttgattatcaaatttttttttttggactaaatgtcaattttttcttaataactcCATTTTATGAGTTTCCTGTGATGACATTATAATATATAGTCACCATATTGAactaaaaataagtaaaaataggtcaacaaaagtgaatatatttgaactaaaatttaAACCAAATTCATTAACTTTTGTTTCTCCTTTTGTGAGTAAACTATTACCATTTTTCTAGTGAATATTCTATTTTATGCAAACATACATGTTTCTccttttgaaa
Coding sequences within it:
- the LOC123896376 gene encoding uncharacterized protein LOC123896376; this translates as MVIHSNQFHPLISYRTWFGNNSFGELYPNLYAKEAFKDVLISDRLSRNGTDTEWHWQWCEELSDNDTHHLRALKQLLLDCPFDQARSDRWRWVPDSVGLFTVKSCYSLLLQYSNTVVLESNVLDAIQKLWKNDVPSKVNIFGWRLLLEKLPTRAALHHRGILNNPHDISCTFCYMQMEDCSHLFFNCSFVKGVWETIYRWLGQSLPTGLEGWNHFLSFGSLVKSRKGNRVRHLIWLATTWCLWKLKNNVVFNGALPDASKLVDDIKTFS